In Massilia antarctica, the following are encoded in one genomic region:
- a CDS encoding RHS repeat domain-containing protein, which yields MFNEFLKLLMVPLAQIDSVADDGGSERRSEVHYIHTDHLGTPNEVTDEQGEIVWATQYKAWGNVLRVVQAAPKRHGLAAVEAEAANDVAQFQPIRFLGQYHDSETGLNYNRFRYYDADCGRYISQDPIGWNGGNNLYQYAANPSGWVDPLGLSPITVDPSSLNFSRSWVSANDYAAVMPEQGWIGDPLTVINRNGTLVSFDNRRLAAAQELGLKGAPVNIVNGSDIYPKSPNGKTWDEAFDKRLRENGLGQYGTSETPAIGKIDGKKRVQENRINRCGC from the coding sequence GTGTTCAATGAATTTCTCAAGCTCCTAATGGTGCCGCTGGCGCAGATCGATTCGGTTGCCGATGATGGCGGCAGCGAACGCCGCAGCGAAGTCCATTATATCCACACCGACCATCTCGGCACGCCGAATGAGGTGACCGACGAGCAAGGCGAAATCGTGTGGGCGACGCAGTACAAGGCTTGGGGGAATGTACTGCGTGTCGTCCAAGCGGCGCCGAAGCGCCACGGTTTGGCCGCTGTTGAGGCTGAGGCGGCGAATGATGTTGCACAGTTCCAGCCGATCCGTTTTCTGGGGCAATATCACGACAGCGAAACTGGCTTGAACTACAACCGGTTCCGCTACTATGATGCAGACTGCGGGCGATATATAAGCCAAGACCCAATTGGTTGGAATGGTGGCAACAATCTCTATCAATATGCCGCCAATCCAAGTGGTTGGGTTGACCCTCTAGGATTAAGTCCTATTACAGTTGATCCAAGCTCTTTAAATTTTAGTCGATCATGGGTGAGCGCGAACGATTATGCTGCTGTAATGCCTGAACAAGGGTGGATTGGCGATCCACTTACGGTAATAAACCGTAATGGGACGTTAGTAAGCTTCGATAACCGAAGATTAGCTGCAGCGCAAGAACTTGGCTTAAAAGGTGCCCCTGTAAATATAGTCAATGGCTCGGATATCTATCCAAAATCACCAAACGGGAAAACATGGGATGAAGCTTTCGATAAAAGATTGAGAGAGAACGGCCTTGGACAATATGGAACATCGGAAACGCCAGCAATTGGCAAAATCGACGGTAAAAAACGAGTGCAAGAAAATAGAATAAATCGCTGTGGATGTTAA
- a CDS encoding DUF1308 domain-containing protein, protein MRHQLKTLVEGRQMIMTETTAAEFTNIYSKIGGTKEAARAQRFMEKVKIVPDNLSVQAQNLKVTNSVGANDIKIFGTADQLGIQTLTSDAKFLRGTKAQGVDFDAYLHPPVSLTGQ, encoded by the coding sequence TTGCGTCATCAATTAAAAACGCTTGTTGAGGGAAGGCAAATGATAATGACTGAAACGACAGCAGCAGAGTTCACAAATATTTATAGCAAAATTGGCGGCACAAAAGAGGCCGCACGTGCTCAACGATTCATGGAAAAAGTAAAGATTGTTCCCGATAATTTGTCAGTACAAGCGCAAAATCTAAAAGTTACAAACAGCGTTGGCGCTAATGATATAAAGATTTTTGGAACTGCAGATCAGCTTGGAATCCAAACGTTGACCAGCGATGCGAAGTTCTTACGTGGGACTAAGGCCCAAGGAGTAGACTTTGACGCGTATCTCCATCCCCCCGTTTCCCTAACTGGACAATAA
- a CDS encoding DUF3349 domain-containing protein, which translates to MKQIEEQLMKTVALIKRAYPEGFPNDEYRAVLNILYEHMSDRNLAEVISFFTERDYAFTYNEVLEIGSKESEVKNTQIAMDKLIDAGLPKWIEEG; encoded by the coding sequence ATGAAACAGATAGAAGAACAGTTGATGAAAACAGTAGCCTTAATCAAAAGAGCTTATCCAGAAGGATTCCCGAACGATGAATATAGAGCCGTATTGAATATACTATATGAACATATGTCAGATCGCAACCTTGCAGAGGTAATTTCATTTTTCACTGAAAGAGATTATGCATTTACTTATAACGAGGTTCTTGAGATTGGCTCAAAAGAATCGGAAGTAAAAAATACACAGATAGCGATGGATAAACTTATTGACGCAGGCTTGCCAAAATGGATCGAAGAGGGCTAA
- a CDS encoding DUF6861 domain-containing protein — protein sequence MSTFDFAKDFTQMSKALHDLERTCLTGGAKAVSDVQKHLQQFTRSHPLPNLRDVAQHFPEGRLFLAVNDALDESNRLVVQRLNSTVQGLDLRVVQAVLLEVAKETAKYIGGGAVLGGAVGGALGALAGGVGAVPGAVVGAQAGMEIGGAIMALMGLADLAKAFWPVVKMLFAPIVEGFALAIRAGMLPEDQRTKRIELIHAAAVSFAQGKFILIIGMLAAVAAVYAGKLTAKVLEKIGKSKLGVGFAAWLQKNEQIVLNHPALKLKVRAAAEGPAKPPVAEKAAPAKPEASKPKENGPVKEGESNIPCVTCVRKGAPVNPISGAKFLAGDIDVDFALPAALPLFWQRSYSTAQRQAGWLGSGWDTPLSIALEINVDSVVVLAPFAREITFSLPDIGESLYSPSERITLVRTHERSFELVDTNGGRDLFALSATSSNIARLVGQMDTNGNRLTIVYNQRQLPELVEDSAGRSYLLEFEDHRGFPRLRSIAMRPAEPESDADTELLVAYDYDASGNLSKVRNGKGDVTRQFAYRNRVMVEHSQPGGLVSRYEYDEYAVGGKVTRNWLNDGRSWDFRYLEQESVVTDNLGREERFRFDAKQRLIGMVDAAGGVTTRRLDSNGNLLVLTDPGGRSVSYRYDQRSRVTRIESGGSGTGIVYDSRFDKPALITDALGATTALRYDESGNLASVTDALGQRTSYQYDANGLPVKVTDAAGGVKKLAYNRAAQLISYTDCSNNTTHFSYDDKGRLLRATDAHGNSTLYSYDAAGRPLGTEKPDGGERYEYDPLGRVVAHIDPLGNRTGYVFDTDGQPLKRIDARGGVMEYRYDDARRVAALINENGDAHSFIYDALDRLVEETGFDGRLTRYRYDDSGLIAAKEELGSGERNEYTRIDTHFVRDNAGQLVEKLISRTTGDTQAEQLRLRYAYDAVGRMTQAINSDAEVSLHYDVLGQLVGEHTKARDVSAALRHEYDELGNRIKTVLPDGRVLNNLFYGSGHLHQINIDGEVITDIERDRLHRAISRTQGALTSQFQYNPVGRLLAQVAGHLGVGASAEMVIARRYEYDEGGNLLAVDDKRNGRKSYSYDVIGRIMSAVQPDLAERFAFDPAHNLLAETVASAGRVEGNRVRVFEDKRYDYDAHGNLTEKLTGKHTRLKLEWNAAHQLVKSVVTRNAKEANPTVQTVKYAYDPFGRRIAKRDGFGMTRFVWDGNRLLCEARGKWERTYVYEPASFVPLAQIDSVADDGGSERRSEVHYIHTDHLGTPNEVTDEQGEIVWATQYKAWGNVLRVVQAAPKRRILAAVEAEAANDVAQLQPIRFLGQYHDSETGLNYNRFRYYDADCGRYVSLDPIGLAGGSNSYQYAPNPSGWTDPLGLSKTCKCTGTNTTSDSATNPALASRLDTYKAWKADNGVAGTPTLKEFALFDDPSRVQSGFKAYSNKEWPPNSGALDGNTPFTLLPGAKIDRFGSDFGSYLSPTGTSYSERALRPGTQNSPYSVFEVTGPLDVEAATIKPWFGEIGMGTQYKLLGDTRVKNLLDSGQLKEVYRGPYNGYKQ from the coding sequence ATGAGCACTTTTGACTTCGCTAAAGATTTCACGCAAATGAGCAAGGCGTTGCACGACCTGGAGCGGACTTGCCTGACGGGTGGCGCGAAGGCAGTCAGCGATGTCCAAAAGCATCTGCAACAGTTTACCCGCTCGCATCCTTTACCCAACCTGAGGGACGTGGCGCAGCATTTTCCGGAGGGACGGCTCTTTCTTGCGGTCAATGATGCGCTGGACGAGTCGAACCGGCTTGTAGTCCAGCGCCTGAACTCCACCGTCCAGGGGCTCGACCTCAGGGTGGTCCAAGCCGTGCTTCTGGAAGTGGCCAAGGAAACTGCCAAGTACATCGGCGGCGGGGCGGTCCTGGGCGGTGCCGTGGGCGGCGCGCTTGGCGCCCTGGCCGGCGGCGTTGGCGCGGTGCCTGGCGCGGTGGTCGGCGCGCAGGCTGGCATGGAAATTGGCGGCGCCATCATGGCGCTGATGGGCCTGGCCGACCTGGCGAAAGCTTTCTGGCCCGTTGTGAAGATGCTCTTTGCACCCATCGTCGAGGGCTTCGCTTTGGCTATCCGTGCCGGCATGCTGCCGGAGGACCAGCGCACCAAACGAATTGAACTGATCCATGCGGCAGCCGTGTCTTTTGCACAAGGCAAGTTCATCCTCATTATCGGCATGCTGGCCGCGGTCGCGGCGGTGTACGCGGGTAAGCTCACGGCCAAGGTGCTGGAAAAAATCGGCAAGAGCAAGTTAGGCGTAGGCTTTGCCGCCTGGCTGCAAAAGAACGAGCAGATCGTTTTAAACCATCCCGCCTTGAAGCTGAAAGTGCGGGCAGCGGCCGAGGGACCGGCCAAGCCGCCCGTCGCGGAAAAAGCGGCGCCGGCAAAGCCGGAGGCTTCCAAGCCCAAGGAGAACGGGCCGGTCAAGGAAGGCGAGTCCAACATACCGTGCGTCACATGCGTGCGTAAAGGAGCGCCAGTTAACCCGATTAGCGGCGCCAAATTCCTCGCTGGCGATATTGACGTGGACTTTGCGCTGCCGGCAGCACTGCCCCTCTTCTGGCAACGCAGCTACAGCACCGCCCAACGGCAAGCCGGCTGGCTGGGCTCCGGTTGGGACACGCCGCTTTCGATAGCGCTGGAAATCAACGTCGACAGCGTCGTCGTACTCGCCCCCTTCGCACGTGAGATCACCTTCTCCTTGCCCGACATTGGCGAATCGCTGTATTCGCCGTCCGAACGAATCACCCTGGTACGTACGCACGAGCGCAGTTTCGAGCTGGTCGACACCAATGGCGGTCGCGACCTGTTCGCTCTGTCCGCCACGAGCAGCAACATCGCCCGGCTGGTTGGTCAGATGGACACCAACGGCAACCGGCTCACCATCGTGTACAACCAGCGCCAATTGCCCGAGCTGGTGGAGGACAGTGCCGGGCGCAGCTACCTGCTTGAGTTCGAAGACCACCGCGGCTTCCCGCGCCTGCGCAGCATTGCCATGCGGCCGGCCGAGCCGGAGAGCGACGCAGACACCGAACTGCTGGTCGCGTACGATTACGATGCCAGCGGCAACCTGTCCAAGGTCCGCAACGGCAAGGGCGATGTGACGCGCCAGTTCGCCTATCGCAACCGCGTCATGGTCGAACACAGTCAGCCCGGCGGACTGGTGTCACGCTACGAATACGACGAGTACGCCGTCGGCGGCAAGGTCACGCGCAATTGGCTCAATGACGGTCGTTCGTGGGACTTCCGCTACCTGGAGCAGGAAAGCGTCGTCACCGACAACCTGGGGCGCGAAGAGCGTTTCCGCTTCGACGCAAAGCAACGCCTGATTGGCATGGTGGACGCGGCCGGCGGCGTGACCACGCGCCGTCTCGACAGCAACGGCAATCTGCTCGTCCTCACGGACCCGGGCGGGCGCAGCGTCAGCTACCGCTACGACCAGCGCAGCCGCGTGACCCGCATCGAAAGTGGTGGCAGCGGCACCGGCATCGTCTACGACAGCCGTTTCGACAAGCCGGCCCTGATCACCGATGCGCTCGGCGCCACCACCGCCCTGCGCTACGACGAATCGGGCAACCTGGCGAGCGTGACCGACGCCTTGGGCCAGCGCACCTCCTACCAGTACGATGCAAACGGCTTGCCGGTCAAGGTGACGGATGCGGCCGGCGGGGTCAAGAAGCTGGCGTACAACCGCGCCGCCCAGCTGATCAGCTATACCGATTGCTCCAACAACACGACCCACTTCAGCTACGACGACAAGGGCCGGCTGCTGCGCGCCACCGACGCCCACGGCAACAGCACCCTCTACAGCTACGATGCCGCCGGCCGGCCTTTGGGGACTGAAAAACCGGATGGCGGCGAGCGCTACGAATACGATCCGCTGGGACGCGTGGTCGCGCATATCGACCCGCTCGGCAACCGTACCGGCTACGTGTTCGACACCGATGGACAGCCGCTCAAGCGCATCGACGCGCGCGGCGGCGTGATGGAATACCGCTACGACGATGCCCGCCGCGTTGCCGCGCTGATCAACGAAAACGGCGACGCGCACTCCTTCATCTACGATGCGCTTGACCGCCTGGTTGAAGAGACCGGCTTCGACGGGCGCCTGACGCGTTACCGCTACGACGACAGCGGCCTGATCGCAGCCAAGGAAGAACTCGGCAGCGGCGAGCGCAACGAATACACACGCATCGATACCCACTTCGTGCGTGACAATGCCGGCCAGCTGGTCGAAAAGCTGATCTCGCGCACCACGGGCGATACCCAGGCTGAACAACTGCGCCTGCGCTATGCCTACGATGCCGTCGGGCGGATGACGCAGGCGATCAATTCGGATGCCGAAGTGAGCCTGCACTACGATGTGCTGGGCCAGCTGGTGGGCGAGCACACCAAGGCCCGCGATGTCAGCGCCGCGCTGCGCCACGAGTACGACGAGCTGGGCAACCGGATCAAGACGGTCTTGCCTGACGGCCGCGTCCTCAACAACCTGTTTTACGGTTCGGGGCACCTGCATCAGATCAATATCGACGGCGAGGTCATCACCGATATCGAGCGCGACAGGCTGCACCGGGCGATCAGCCGCACGCAAGGGGCGCTGACCAGCCAGTTCCAGTACAACCCGGTCGGACGCCTGCTGGCGCAGGTGGCGGGCCACCTGGGCGTGGGCGCAAGCGCCGAGATGGTGATCGCGCGGCGCTATGAGTATGACGAGGGCGGTAATCTTCTGGCGGTCGACGACAAGCGCAACGGACGCAAGAGCTACAGTTACGACGTGATCGGCCGCATCATGAGTGCCGTGCAGCCGGACCTGGCGGAGCGCTTCGCGTTCGACCCGGCGCACAATCTGCTCGCTGAAACAGTGGCGAGCGCTGGCCGGGTGGAAGGCAACCGGGTGCGCGTGTTCGAGGACAAGCGCTACGACTACGATGCGCACGGCAATCTGACCGAGAAGCTGACCGGGAAGCACACGCGCCTGAAGCTGGAGTGGAATGCGGCGCATCAGCTGGTCAAGTCGGTGGTGACGCGCAATGCCAAGGAAGCGAATCCGACGGTGCAGACCGTCAAGTACGCTTACGATCCGTTCGGGCGCAGGATCGCCAAGCGCGACGGGTTTGGCATGACCCGGTTTGTGTGGGACGGCAATCGCTTGCTGTGCGAGGCGCGCGGGAAGTGGGAGCGCACCTATGTGTATGAGCCGGCCTCGTTCGTGCCGCTGGCGCAGATCGATTCGGTTGCCGATGATGGCGGCAGCGAACGCCGCAGCGAAGTCCATTATATCCACACCGACCATCTCGGCACGCCGAATGAGGTGACCGACGAGCAAGGCGAAATCGTGTGGGCGACACAGTACAAGGCTTGGGGAAATGTGCTGCGTGTCGTCCAGGCCGCGCCGAAGCGCCGCATTCTGGCCGCTGTTGAGGCAGAGGCGGCGAATGATGTTGCACAGCTCCAGCCGATCCGTTTTCTGGGGCAGTATCACGACAGCGAAACGGGCTTGAACTACAACCGCTTCCGCTACTACGATGCGGACTGTGGGCGGTATGTTTCACTTGATCCGATTGGCTTGGCAGGCGGAAGCAACTCGTACCAGTATGCGCCAAATCCGAGCGGGTGGACCGACCCGCTCGGGTTGTCGAAAACTTGTAAGTGTACTGGGACAAATACCACAAGCGACAGTGCGACCAATCCGGCACTTGCTTCGCGCCTGGATACGTACAAAGCATGGAAGGCCGATAACGGCGTGGCCGGAACGCCTACCTTAAAGGAATTCGCGCTATTCGATGATCCAAGTCGGGTTCAGTCCGGGTTCAAGGCATATTCAAACAAAGAGTGGCCGCCGAATTCCGGGGCATTGGATGGAAACACCCCATTCACGCTGTTGCCTGGAGCCAAAATTGATAGATTCGGATCTGATTTTGGAAGCTATTTATCGCCAACTGGAACATCTTATTCGGAACGTGCATTGAGGCCCGGAACTCAAAATTCTCCCTATTCCGTCTTCGAAGTTACAGGCCCCCTTGATGTTGAGGCTGCAACAATTAAACCGTGGTTTGGCGAGATTGGGATGGGAACGCAATATAAGCTCCTTGGAGACACGCGCGTCAAGAATTTGCTCGATAGCGGGCAATTGAAAGAAGTGTATAGAGGACCTTACAATGGATACAAGCAATAG
- the flgL gene encoding flagellar hook-associated protein FlgL: MRISTSTIFANGTGQLGSLQSQLAKTQMQLSTNRRLVTAADDPVAAARALELTQSASVNEQFKVNRQNANSSLGQVEGALTSATTLMQEIQRLSVYAGNGALTPPDREAIAVDLESRMQDLLAVANTEDGVGGYLFAGHRADTQPFTQTATGAQYNGDQGQRQLQVGSSRTMPVSETGNAIFERNMTGNGSFQTRAAAGNTGSGLVSPGTVTNKAALTGHDYSVSFAVTATTPPVTTYMVTDTTTNESIPRPPAVATPQPYKTGQQIAFDGMSLDVKGDPANGDTFTTTPSVNQSVFTTITDLVAALRQPTVGAGGKAQLANSLTVANSNLGSSLDNILSVRASFGSRMQELDYLDSAGSDRDIQYQTALSNLQDLDMVKALSQFAQQQTTLEAAQKSFKILSGLSLFNYIG; this comes from the coding sequence ATGCGTATCAGTACCAGCACCATTTTTGCCAACGGCACGGGCCAGCTCGGCAGTTTGCAGAGCCAGCTGGCCAAGACCCAGATGCAGCTGTCGACCAACCGCCGTCTGGTGACGGCGGCCGACGATCCGGTCGCGGCCGCGCGCGCGCTCGAACTGACCCAGTCGGCCTCGGTGAACGAACAGTTCAAGGTCAACCGCCAGAACGCCAACAGCTCGCTGGGGCAGGTCGAAGGCGCGCTCACCAGCGCCACCACCCTGATGCAGGAAATCCAGCGCTTGTCGGTGTACGCCGGCAATGGCGCGCTGACCCCGCCCGACCGCGAAGCGATCGCGGTCGACCTCGAATCGCGCATGCAGGATTTGCTGGCTGTGGCCAACACCGAAGATGGCGTGGGCGGCTATCTGTTCGCCGGCCACCGCGCCGACACCCAGCCGTTCACCCAGACCGCCACGGGCGCCCAGTACAATGGCGACCAGGGCCAGCGCCAGCTGCAGGTGGGCTCGTCGCGCACCATGCCGGTGAGCGAGACCGGCAACGCCATTTTCGAGCGCAACATGACCGGCAACGGCAGTTTCCAGACGCGCGCCGCCGCCGGCAACACCGGCTCGGGCCTGGTGTCGCCGGGCACGGTGACCAACAAGGCGGCCTTGACCGGCCACGATTACAGCGTGAGCTTCGCGGTGACGGCGACCACCCCGCCGGTGACGACGTACATGGTGACCGACACCACCACCAATGAATCGATTCCGCGTCCGCCGGCCGTGGCCACGCCGCAGCCCTACAAAACCGGGCAGCAGATCGCGTTCGACGGCATGTCGCTCGATGTCAAGGGCGATCCGGCCAACGGCGACACGTTCACCACCACGCCGAGCGTGAACCAGTCGGTGTTTACCACCATCACCGACCTGGTTGCGGCGCTGCGCCAGCCAACCGTCGGCGCGGGCGGCAAGGCCCAGCTGGCCAACAGCCTGACAGTGGCCAATTCCAACCTCGGTTCCTCGCTCGACAACATCCTCTCGGTGCGTGCCTCGTTCGGCTCGCGCATGCAGGAGCTCGACTACCTCGACAGCGCCGGGTCGGACCGCGATATCCAGTACCAGACCGCGCTGTCGAACCTGCAAGACCTGGACATGGTCAAAGCCCTGTCGCAGTTCGCGCAGCAGCAGACCACGCTCGAAGCGGCGCAGAAGTCGTTCAAGATACTGTCGGGGCTGTCGCTGTTCAACTACATCGGGTAA
- the flgK gene encoding flagellar hook-associated protein FlgK, with the protein MSGNLLNIGKSGLFAAQVGLSTAGHNIANANVAGYSRQTVIQASGTAQAFGYGFVGSGTEVEQIKRFSDPFLNGQVRSAQTQVSSLDAFYSQISQVDNLLSDSTSGLSPALQDFFKGVQDMASNPSSAASRQAVLSNGESLVARFQGIDDRLTEIREGVNSEITAKVGVINSYAQQIGELNDKIAQLSTGTGNEPNDLMDARDQLIADLNKEVKTTVTRGNNNSMTVAIGTGQPLVVGNKAFELVATTSPTDLSRVQVGFVTGSKTTVLDDKVFTGGALGGLMEFRSGTLDRTQNSLGRVAIGLAQTFNAQHRLGLDAAGNPGGDFFKVGVPVVGRNINNAVGSTTDVQAAIVDPTALTQSDYKVSYDGNNYTVTRLSDNKPFPVSPFPQTTPQTIDGVAFTVTGSAAAGDSFLVRPTINGASDFAMMVNERSSIAAAAPISTSMPLSNKGTVTISEGNVDAAYLTPGNALTTPVNLTVGGAPASLSGFPPAQAVTVTTNGVATTYPAGTASIPFTAGANYNFGGVNLKFAGTPVAGDTFTVAPNSNGTADNRNARLLGNLQTKPILDGSKATYQSAYAELVSFVGNKTREVQVNGQAGDTLLKQVTAAQQDVSGVNLDEEATNLIKYQQAYQAAGKVMQMASTLFDTVLSIGR; encoded by the coding sequence ATGTCTGGAAATCTACTCAACATTGGCAAGAGCGGGCTGTTCGCGGCGCAAGTAGGCTTGTCCACGGCGGGGCATAACATCGCCAACGCCAACGTGGCCGGCTACAGCCGCCAGACAGTGATCCAGGCGAGCGGCACGGCCCAGGCCTTCGGCTACGGTTTCGTCGGCAGCGGTACCGAGGTCGAGCAGATCAAGCGCTTTTCCGACCCTTTCCTGAATGGCCAGGTGCGTTCCGCCCAGACCCAGGTCAGTTCGCTCGACGCCTTTTATTCCCAGATCAGCCAGGTCGACAATCTCCTGTCCGACAGCACCTCCGGCCTGTCGCCGGCGCTGCAGGATTTTTTCAAGGGCGTGCAGGACATGGCCTCGAATCCGTCCTCGGCCGCGTCGCGCCAGGCGGTACTGTCGAACGGCGAATCCCTGGTGGCGCGCTTCCAGGGCATCGATGACCGCCTCACCGAGATCCGCGAGGGCGTCAACAGCGAAATCACGGCCAAGGTCGGCGTCATCAATTCCTACGCCCAGCAGATCGGCGAGCTCAACGACAAGATCGCCCAGCTCAGCACCGGTACCGGCAACGAACCGAACGACTTGATGGATGCGCGCGACCAGTTGATCGCCGACCTGAACAAGGAAGTCAAAACCACGGTCACGCGCGGCAACAACAACAGCATGACGGTCGCGATCGGCACCGGACAACCGCTGGTGGTGGGCAACAAGGCGTTCGAACTGGTGGCCACCACCTCGCCAACCGACCTGAGCAGGGTGCAAGTCGGCTTTGTCACCGGCAGCAAAACCACTGTGCTGGACGACAAGGTTTTCACTGGCGGCGCACTGGGCGGCTTGATGGAATTTCGTTCCGGCACCCTCGACCGTACCCAGAATTCGCTCGGCAGGGTGGCCATCGGCCTGGCGCAGACCTTCAACGCCCAGCACCGCCTCGGCCTCGATGCGGCCGGCAATCCGGGCGGCGACTTCTTCAAGGTCGGCGTGCCCGTGGTTGGGCGCAATATCAACAATGCGGTCGGCAGCACCACCGATGTGCAGGCCGCCATCGTCGACCCGACCGCCCTGACCCAGAGCGACTACAAGGTCAGCTACGACGGCAACAATTACACGGTGACCCGCCTGTCGGACAATAAACCGTTCCCGGTCAGCCCATTTCCGCAGACCACCCCGCAGACCATCGATGGCGTGGCCTTCACCGTCACCGGCAGCGCGGCGGCCGGCGACAGCTTCCTGGTGCGTCCGACCATCAACGGCGCGTCGGATTTTGCGATGATGGTCAACGAGCGCAGTTCGATTGCGGCCGCAGCCCCGATCAGCACCAGCATGCCGCTCAGTAACAAGGGCACGGTGACGATCAGCGAAGGCAATGTCGATGCGGCTTACCTGACACCAGGCAATGCGCTGACGACGCCGGTCAATCTGACCGTGGGCGGCGCTCCGGCCAGCCTGTCGGGTTTCCCGCCGGCCCAGGCCGTGACCGTCACCACCAATGGCGTGGCGACAACGTATCCGGCCGGCACCGCCTCGATTCCCTTCACGGCCGGCGCCAATTACAACTTTGGCGGCGTCAACCTGAAATTTGCCGGTACCCCGGTGGCGGGCGACACTTTCACGGTCGCCCCCAACAGCAATGGCACGGCCGACAACCGCAACGCCCGTCTGCTGGGCAATCTGCAGACCAAGCCCATCCTCGACGGCAGCAAGGCCACCTACCAGTCGGCCTACGCCGAGCTGGTCAGCTTTGTCGGCAACAAGACGCGCGAAGTGCAAGTCAATGGCCAGGCTGGCGATACCCTGCTCAAGCAGGTCACGGCGGCGCAGCAGGATGTGTCGGGTGTGAACCTGGATGAAGAAGCGACCAATCTGATCAAGTACCAGCAAGCCTACCAGGCGGCCGGCAAGGTGATGCAGATGGCCAGTACCCTGTTCGATACGGTGCTGTCGATCGGCCGTTAA
- the flgJ gene encoding flagellar assembly peptidoglycan hydrolase FlgJ, which produces MIGPSNDLSSKLALDTNALGGLKQSAKAGSPEALKTASTQFEAMFINMMMKSMRDATPQGEGMLDSQQTKTFTTMLDQQMSQNLAKRGVGLADVLIRQLSSQATNAQALAINGDPSAQPAQPIAIAGDQPARRIALPPGRDAGDMIKTPGALLTPATVPGVSASGRPQSPHVREFQEKLGAHADEASRATGIPAKFMLGQAALESGWGKREIRNTDGSASHNLFGIKAGPGWTGKVATAVTTEYVNGKPQTKVEKFRAYDSYADSFKDYAKLITDNPRYEKVLAHAQDAAGFAHGLQKAGYATDPLYAAKLTKIIQRNLA; this is translated from the coding sequence ATGATCGGCCCATCGAACGACCTGAGCAGCAAGCTCGCCCTCGACACCAACGCCTTGGGCGGGCTCAAGCAGTCGGCCAAGGCCGGCTCCCCGGAAGCGCTGAAAACGGCGTCGACCCAGTTCGAGGCCATGTTCATCAACATGATGATGAAAAGCATGCGCGACGCCACGCCCCAGGGCGAAGGCATGCTCGACAGCCAGCAAACCAAGACCTTCACCACCATGCTCGACCAGCAGATGAGCCAAAACCTGGCCAAGCGCGGGGTCGGCCTGGCTGACGTGCTGATCCGCCAGCTGAGCAGCCAGGCCACGAATGCGCAGGCGCTGGCGATCAATGGCGATCCCTCCGCCCAGCCGGCCCAGCCGATCGCCATCGCCGGCGACCAGCCCGCCAGGCGCATCGCCCTGCCGCCCGGACGCGATGCCGGCGACATGATCAAGACTCCGGGCGCACTGCTCACGCCGGCCACGGTGCCTGGTGTGAGCGCGAGCGGGCGCCCGCAGTCGCCCCACGTGCGCGAATTCCAGGAAAAACTCGGGGCCCACGCCGACGAAGCCTCGCGCGCGACCGGCATTCCGGCCAAGTTCATGCTGGGCCAGGCCGCGCTCGAATCGGGCTGGGGCAAGCGTGAAATCCGCAATACCGACGGCAGCGCCAGCCACAACCTGTTCGGCATCAAGGCCGGTCCTGGCTGGACTGGCAAGGTTGCCACCGCGGTCACGACCGAATACGTCAACGGCAAGCCGCAGACGAAGGTGGAGAAATTCCGCGCCTACGATTCGTATGCCGACAGTTTCAAGGATTACGCCAAGCTGATCACGGATAACCCGCGCTACGAGAAAGTCCTGGCCCATGCCCAGGATGCGGCCGGCTTCGCCCACGGACTGCAAAAGGCTGGCTATGCCACCGATCCTCTGTACGCCGCCAAGCTGACCAAGATCATCCAGCGCAACCTGGCCTAG